CTGTAATCGGATATGAAACCAGAATTGTAAGCGTAGATTTTAGAGACGGCAAAAACAAATATGTCGATATTAAACTCCAGCCCACCGTCTATCTTCTTGAGGAAGTCAGCGTTAAGGATGAAGCGGATGAAAACTGGGAAAACCAGTTTCAGCGTTTTAAAAAAATCTTTTTCGGCAACAACGATTTTGCAAAACACTGTGAAATAAAAAATCCGTATCATATTAACTTTAGAGAGGACGGCAATAAGTTATTCGCCGAAGCGTCAACACCGATTATGATAATAAACAAAGCTCTGGGTTACGATATTGAGTGTATACTGAATTATTTTGAGTACAATAAAAGCGACGGCTCTGTTTCGTATTCGGTTTTTCCGCTCTTTAATGCGGTTAAAACAACCGACGAAGACTCATTGGAATATTTTATAACCAACAGGGAAAAAGCTTACTTCGGCTCTACCATTCATCTTCTATCATCACTTGCACAGGGAAGGTATCGTTTCAGGGACGAAGGATTTGAACTTAGAAGAGGCTCGAAGATCGTAAATAAGGCTGAAGAGATAGTAGAGCACCATCCGAAGACAAACAGATATTTTCTGAATTTCAATAATTGTATTAATATTGAGTATTGGAATAACGGAACGCGGACTTACTCTGTTCTCTGTCTTAATTATGGATCAACGGAGTTCAGTTCCGACGGCTACTTCTTAGCGCTCGGTGAATTTTCGATCTCCGGTGAAATGGCCAAAGAGGGAGTAGCTACGCTCCTTCCCCGCTTCGTTGAAGTGAATGAATGATTTTCCGGCAGATTCTAAAAAACTAATACAGTATTAAATTAACAGACCTCAATTATGCAGATTGATTTTTTTGTTTTCGACCTGGACGGAACTCTGGTAAATTCTCACGAGACAATCTTTAAGGCAACAAAACATGCTCTTAAGGAAGTTGGA
This Melioribacteraceae bacterium DNA region includes the following protein-coding sequences:
- a CDS encoding carboxypeptidase-like regulatory domain-containing protein; translation: MVDSTNKMKFFIPGIFLFFLLITGTVSSQNQKLTVEGKVTDGSTGEAIPLANVFLSQTTLGSSTDKNGYFKIQNVPLSLFSLVVSVIGYETRIVSVDFRDGKNKYVDIKLQPTVYLLEEVSVKDEADENWENQFQRFKKIFFGNNDFAKHCEIKNPYHINFREDGNKLFAEASTPIMIINKALGYDIECILNYFEYNKSDGSVSYSVFPLFNAVKTTDEDSLEYFITNREKAYFGSTIHLLSSLAQGRYRFRDEGFELRRGSKIVNKAEEIVEHHPKTNRYFLNFNNCINIEYWNNGTRTYSVLCLNYGSTEFSSDGYFLALGEFSISGEMAKEGVATLLPRFVEVNE